Proteins encoded together in one Microplitis mediator isolate UGA2020A chromosome 7, iyMicMedi2.1, whole genome shotgun sequence window:
- the LOC130672081 gene encoding DNA helicase MCM9-like, with product MLKDYLIKHHHNDLKEIINSPDVSAHYSIYVNLATLYVDELELVEKITRQPTKYLPLCDQSAVDVQKLIIDNDNDNDDDGNRIQRVKSKVHIRITGAPWKINDDTEGQLVSITGITVRISQPTMLTKVKRFLCKKCANITTIKLNWETMSYNNNNSTECESCDSKSLTLVNSPDPEDVYDYQEVKIQEKSKTETGSSYSVGMQVLLLDDLINKCKPGDDVEISGVITRRWSPLEEGKRAQHTTIMIANNVSVLRKVIDSDYKQSEVREIFDNYWKIYENDPLVGRNKILASICPQLYGMFTVKLALAIVLAGGVPRLNQTGVRVRGEPHLLMIGDPGTGKSQILRTAGKLATRSVITTGIGTTAAGLTAAAVKDSDGWHLEAGALVLADKGVCCVDEFSTMSSNDRASMHEAMEQQTISIAKGGLVSTLNTRCSLVAATNPIGGKIVQDEEVKTRIGGPLLSRFDIILHLQDNHNKEWDELTTRHIIDISCEDEKEQTERNLKNPMVLLKSDNLWKNESLREYFAYVHSFDPVISKDADKILSSVFLYLRSNTDRLEDRTTVRLLDSLIRLAEGHARLMYKKVVDVQDAIVAAQLVGVVPMKMDAGCPFPEDPQTAFEEEADAVLKLLDSDYLTPPKSGL from the exons atgttaaaagaTTATCTTATAAAACATCATCATAatgatttaaaagaaataattaattcaccTGATGTGTCTGCACACTATTCTATTTATGTTAA TCTGGCTACATTGTATGTGGATGAGTTAGAGCTGGTGGAAAAAATAACTCGCCAGCCAACAAAATACTTGCCGCTGTGTGACCAGTCAGCTGTTGATGTccagaaattaattattgacaatgacaatgataatgatgatgatggtaacAGAATACAAAGGGTCAAAAGTAAAGTCCACATAAGAATCACTGGGGCGCCATGGAAAATAAATGATGACACTGAGGGGCAACTTGTTTCTATCACCGGCATAACTGTCAGGATATCGCAGCCCACTATGCTGACAAAAGTTAAGCGATTTTTGTGCAAAAAGTGTGCGAACATCACTACTATAAAA tTAAATTGGGAAACCATGtcatacaataataataacagtactGAGTGTGAATCATGTGACAGCAAAAGTTTGACACTTGTGAACAGTCCTGATCCAGAAGACGTCTATGATTACCAAGAAGTTAAGATACAAGAAAAATCTAAAACCGAAACCGGTAGTTCGTATTCCGTTGGTATGCAAGTTCTGTTGCTTGACGACTTAATCAACAAGTGTAAGCCTGGAGATGACGTTGAAATAAG cgGCGTTATTACAAGAAGATGGTCGCCTCTCGAAGAGGGCAAAAGAGCCCAACACACAACCATTATGATCGCAAATAATGTCAGTGTGCTTCGTAAAGTGATTGATTCAGATTACAAACAGTCTGAGGTCAGAGAAATATTCGATAATTATTGGAAGATTTACGAAAATGATCCTCTGGTTGGTAGGAATAAAATATTGGCGTCTATTTGTCCTCaa cTTTACGGAATGTTTACTGTTAAACTTGCACTAGCGATCGTTTTAGCCGGTGGTGTCCCAAGATTAAATCAAAcag gtGTCAGAGTACGGGGTGAGCCACATTTATTGATGATCGGTGACCCTGGTACTGGTAAATCCCAGATATTACGTACAGCAGGGAAATTAGCAACTAGATCTGTAATAACAACAGGAATAGGAACTACTGCTGCTGGATTAACTGCTGCGGCTGTTAaa gaCTCTGATGGATGGCATTTAGAAGCTGGCGCGCTGGTGCTGGCAGACAAAGGTGTCTGTTGTGTTGATGAATTTTCGACAATGAGTTCAAATGACCGGGCGTCAATGCACGAGGCAATGGAACAGCAGACAATATCAATAGCAAAAGGTGGTCTTGTCAGTACTCTTAACACTCGGTGTTCATTAGTCGCAGCGACTAATCCCATTGGTGGTAAAATAGTCCAAGATGAAGAGGTAAAGACACGAATTGGCGGGCCACTGCTCTCACGTTTCGATATAATACTTCATCTTCAAGACAATCATAATAAAGAATGGGATGAGTTGACTACCCGACATATTATTGACATCAGTTGTGAAGATGAAAAAGAACAAACTGAAag aaatttaaaaaacccgaTGGTTTTATTAAAGTCTGATAATTTATGGAAGAACGAGAGTTTGAGAGAATATTTTGCTTATGTACATTCATTTGATCCAGTTATTTCTAAGGATGCGGATAAAATATTGAGCTctgtgtttttatatttacgatCTAATACTGATAGACTTGAAGACAGGACTACTGTTAGACTCTTAGACAGTCTTATTAg ATTAGCAGAAGGCCATGCTAGATTAATGTACAAAAAAGTTGTTGATGTTCAGGACGCGATTGTTGCAGCGCAGCTTGTTGGCGTGGTGCCAATGAAAATGGATGCTGGCTGTCCGTTTCCTGAAGATCCTCAAACGGCATTTGAGGAAGAGG CTGACgcagtattaaaattattagactctGATTATTTGACTCCACCAAAAAGTGGcctgtaa
- the LOC130672085 gene encoding secretory carrier-associated membrane protein 5A isoform X2, whose protein sequence is MSGFDENPFGEPTINDPFADPAVRRAANTAPTSRGIEDYNPFADPVTGQNNNNQTQQVRGASNPPIYGGVGATQQPATLQPSQEIPPPNYTRTPQQTVTPTLGTLSPSAERAEEEWKARREEELRNPAYYRRNNWPPLPDKCCFQPCFYQDIDVDIHTDFQRVVRQLYYLWMFHGLVLTLNVIGGFALMLCYKEFQTFCLGILYLILFTPFSFVCWFRPAYKAFKSDSSINFMAFFFVFFFQLVVTSVQGIGIPGAGTCGLIKAIESFDGTGKGTFVGILILMIAFAYGIAAAGDLLMLTKIHRIYRSSGASMSKAQQEFTTTFLRNEHVQTAAGNVAASAVRAQMQANTTQPRY, encoded by the exons atgtctGGTTTCGATGAAAATCCTTTCGGTGAACCAACTATTAATGATCCTTTTGCt GATCCGGCTGTAAGAAGAGCAGCAAACACAGCGCCAACATCGCGTGGTATCGAGGACTATAATCCCTTTGCAGACCCAGTTACtggacaaaataataataatcaaacaCAGCAAGTACGTGGTGCCTCAAACCCCCCGATTTATGGCGGTGTCGGTGCGACGCAGCAACCCGCAACTTTGCAACCGAGTCAGGAAATCCCACCACCAAATTACACACGTACTCCACAACAAACTGTGACACCAACACTTGGAACTTTATCACCTAGTGCTGAA AGAGCTGAAGAAGAATGGAAAGCTAGAAGAGAAGAAGAACTAAGAAATCCAGCTTATTATc GGCGAAATAACTGGCCGCCATTACCAGATAAATGTTGTTTCCAACCATGTTTCTATCAAGATATTGATGTTGATATTCATACAGACTTTCAGAGAGTTGTTAGACAATTATATTATCTTTGGATGT TTCATGGACTTGTATTAACATTAAATGTAATTGGTGGTTTCGCATTAATGCTTTGTTACAAAGAATTCCAAACATTTTGTCTTGGTATACTTTATCTAATACTATTTACACCATTCTCATTTGTCTGTTGGTTCAGACCAGCCTACAAAGCATTCAAAAGTGATAgttctattaattttatggcattttttttcgtatttttctttcaacttGTTGTTACTAGTGTACAAGGTATTGGAATCCCCGGAGCCGGCACTTG tggcTTAATAAAAGCGATAGAATCATTTGATGGTACTGGTAAAGGTACATTTGTTGGAATACTTATATTAATGATTGCTTTCGCTTATGGTATTGCGGCTGCTGGCGATCTTTTGATGCTAACaaag atCCATCGTATTTATCGTTCGTCTGGTGCAAGCATGTCCAAAGCACAGCAAGAATTCACAACAACATTCTTAAGAAACGAACATGTACAAACAGCCGCTGGTAATGTTGCTGCAAGTGCTGTCCGTGCACAGATGCAAGCTAATACAACACAGCCGCGTTActga
- the LOC130672085 gene encoding secretory carrier-associated membrane protein 5A isoform X1 codes for MSGFDENPFGEPTINDPFADPAVRRAANTAPTSRGIEDYNPFADPVTGQNNNNQTQQVRGASNPPIYGGVGATQQPATLQPSQEIPPPNYTRTPQQTVTPTLGTLSPSAEQRAEEEWKARREEELRNPAYYRRNNWPPLPDKCCFQPCFYQDIDVDIHTDFQRVVRQLYYLWMFHGLVLTLNVIGGFALMLCYKEFQTFCLGILYLILFTPFSFVCWFRPAYKAFKSDSSINFMAFFFVFFFQLVVTSVQGIGIPGAGTCGLIKAIESFDGTGKGTFVGILILMIAFAYGIAAAGDLLMLTKIHRIYRSSGASMSKAQQEFTTTFLRNEHVQTAAGNVAASAVRAQMQANTTQPRY; via the exons atgtctGGTTTCGATGAAAATCCTTTCGGTGAACCAACTATTAATGATCCTTTTGCt GATCCGGCTGTAAGAAGAGCAGCAAACACAGCGCCAACATCGCGTGGTATCGAGGACTATAATCCCTTTGCAGACCCAGTTACtggacaaaataataataatcaaacaCAGCAAGTACGTGGTGCCTCAAACCCCCCGATTTATGGCGGTGTCGGTGCGACGCAGCAACCCGCAACTTTGCAACCGAGTCAGGAAATCCCACCACCAAATTACACACGTACTCCACAACAAACTGTGACACCAACACTTGGAACTTTATCACCTAGTGCTGAA caGAGAGCTGAAGAAGAATGGAAAGCTAGAAGAGAAGAAGAACTAAGAAATCCAGCTTATTATc GGCGAAATAACTGGCCGCCATTACCAGATAAATGTTGTTTCCAACCATGTTTCTATCAAGATATTGATGTTGATATTCATACAGACTTTCAGAGAGTTGTTAGACAATTATATTATCTTTGGATGT TTCATGGACTTGTATTAACATTAAATGTAATTGGTGGTTTCGCATTAATGCTTTGTTACAAAGAATTCCAAACATTTTGTCTTGGTATACTTTATCTAATACTATTTACACCATTCTCATTTGTCTGTTGGTTCAGACCAGCCTACAAAGCATTCAAAAGTGATAgttctattaattttatggcattttttttcgtatttttctttcaacttGTTGTTACTAGTGTACAAGGTATTGGAATCCCCGGAGCCGGCACTTG tggcTTAATAAAAGCGATAGAATCATTTGATGGTACTGGTAAAGGTACATTTGTTGGAATACTTATATTAATGATTGCTTTCGCTTATGGTATTGCGGCTGCTGGCGATCTTTTGATGCTAACaaag atCCATCGTATTTATCGTTCGTCTGGTGCAAGCATGTCCAAAGCACAGCAAGAATTCACAACAACATTCTTAAGAAACGAACATGTACAAACAGCCGCTGGTAATGTTGCTGCAAGTGCTGTCCGTGCACAGATGCAAGCTAATACAACACAGCCGCGTTActga